The proteins below come from a single Garra rufa chromosome 25, GarRuf1.0, whole genome shotgun sequence genomic window:
- the mdkb gene encoding midkine b, producing MRSLFSIALVLLVVLMITVEASMKKKEKGKEPKADAECSEWQYGKCVPNGGDCGAGIREATCNEQTKKTKCKVPCNWKKDFGADCKYKFGRWAECDTTTGTRSRSGTLKKALFNAECQTTIKVSKPCTPKTPKPKGGEKKKGKGKEN from the exons ATGCGGAGTTTATTTTCTATAGCGCTTGTGCTGCTGGTGGTCTTGATGATCACCGTTGAAGCCAGTATGAAGAAAAAAG AAAAGGGCAAAGAGCCCAAAGCAGATGCTGAGTGCAGTGAATGGCAGTATGGGAAATGCGTGCCCAATGGCGGCGACTGCGGCGCTGGCATTCGGGAGGCGACCTGCAACGAACAGACAAAGAAAACCAAGTGCAAAGTCCCATGCAACTGGAAGAAAGACTTCGGCG CTGACTGCAAGTACAAGTTTGGTCGCTGGGCCGAATGTGACACTACTACAGGAACCAGAAGCAGGTCTGGGACATTGAAGAAGGCACTGTTCAACGCTGAATGCCAGACCACCATTAAAGTGTCCAAACCTTGCACCCCAAAGACCCCCAAACCTAAGGGAGGCGAGAAGAAGAAAGGAAAAGGGAAGGAAAACTAA
- the chrm4b gene encoding muscarinic acetylcholine receptor M4 — protein sequence MLNSSTHSPLPEKSYFVSGKPHRSFGTVGVVVIIIITSCISLLTVLGNILVLLSIKVNRNLRTINNHFLFSLACSDLIVGVFSMNLYIVYAVKGYWPLGPQMCDLWLVVDYVVSNASVMNLLLICFDRYFCVTRPLSYPIKRTAKWAGVMIAAAWLQSLLLWAPVILLWQAGRDRSKVPEGQCYILLLANPAVTLATTIPAFYIPVIIMMVLYTRISLASQRRVQKMKPESANLLEPSKKSGETSTTNPDLVIDIKPDETSSFKQDSKFVRMKRIPSIEFSKTEYSLDSSPDPSGEDQGLDAETSRPKTLTECVETNGTTQPHCYQNSATLQVPVQTSKAISKSARRKARRERKVTKTVLAVLLAFIVTWTPYSVMVLIGTFCRWCVPEILWMVGYFMCYVNSTVNPMCYALCNATFKRTFKRLLLCKFRNLTLK from the coding sequence ATGCTGAACAGTAGCACGCACAGTCCCTTGCCCGAGAAATCATACTTTGTGTCGGGAAAACCACATCGTTCGTTCGGGACTGTAGGGGTGGTCGTCATCATAATTATCACTAGCTGCATCAGCTTGCTGACTGTACTTGGCAACATCTTGGTTCTGCTTTCAATCAAAGTCAACCGCAATCTCCGAACCATCAACAATCACTTCCTTTTTAGTCTTGCTTGTTCGGACCTCATCGTGGGTGTTTTCTCCATGAATCTTTACATTGTGTATGCCGTAAAGGGATACTGGCCTTTGGGACCGCAAATGTGTGATTTGTGGTTGGTTGTGGATTACGTGGTGAGCAACGCCTCTGTGATGAACCTTCTACTGATCTGCTTTGACCGGTACTTCTGCGTGACTCGGCCTCTGAGTTACCCAATCAAACGTACCGCAAAGTGGGCTGGGGTGATGATTGCCGCGGCTTGGTTACAATCTCTGCTTCTCTGGGCTCCGGTTATCCTGCTTTGGCAGGCTGGGAGGGACAGGAGCAAGGTCCCGGAGGGACAATGTTACATCCTGCTGCTTGCTAACCCTGCTGTAACCTTGGCTACCACCATCCCAGCGTTCTACATTCCCGTCATCATAATGATGGTACTGTACACGCGGATATCTCTGGCAAGTCAGAGACGGGTTCAGAAGATGAAGCCGGAATCTGCAAACCTGCTTGAACCTTCTAAGAAAAGTGGAGAAACGTCAACCACAAACCCTGACCTAGTGATTGACATTAAACCAGATGAAACTAGTTCATTTAAACAAGACTCCAAGTTTGTTAGAATGAAACGCATCCCTTCTATAGAGTTCAGCAAGACGGAGTACTCCTTGGATTCAAGTCCCGATCCCTCTGGGGAAGACCAAGGACTGGATGCAGAAACCTCGAGACCGAAGACCTTAACAGAGTGTGTGGAAACTAACGGGACAACTCAACCTCACTGTTATCAAAACAGTGCTACCCTTCAGGTTCCAGTGCAGACATCCAAAGCCATCTCCAAGAGTGCCAGACGGAAGGCTCGTAGAGAGCGAAAGGTGACAAAGACAGTTCTTGCCGTTCTTCTGGCCTTTATCGTTACTTGGACACCTTATAGTGTTATGGTTCTGATTGGTACCTTCTGCCGCTGGTGTGTCCCTGAAATTCTGTGGATGGTGGGTTACTTTATGTGCTACGTCAACAGCACGGTTAATCCCATGTGCTACGCCCTTTGTAACGCCACCTTCAAAAGAACCTTCAAACGACTGTTGCTGTGCAAGTTCAGAAATctgacattaaagtaa
- the ambra1b gene encoding activating molecule in BECN1-regulated autophagy protein 1B, translating into MAVQNRNSVLILSGRERGARMLGSQRLLQQLVEDRTRWMKWQSQKVELPDNPRSTFLLAFSPDRNLVASTHVNHNIYITDVKTGKCLHSLVGHRRTPWCVTFHPTISGLVASGCLDGEVRIWDLHGGSESWFTESNVAIASLAFHPTAQLLLIATNNELHFWDWSRPEPFAVVKTASETERVRLVRFDPLGHNLLTAIVNPSNQQNDDDSEVPMDSMEMALFRQRSLLRSPPVRRTPILHNFLHILSSRSSGAQASDQSRPAPEPREPPSMPRFQYPMRTEPADRPALQGCTQHLGLGCLCSRCAASRNLFTQNPTGLQPSDSAQPQTQSGPSAFSPTPSQTRTSTDRPSAFSSVFSGTAGNSAHRGLLPLRTIDPLGSQAPSQGPLEAPGRLPGADWSGSLLSTGHEHGLGGFGVEGGAGRGVVPPPRTSSSSMDLLSLHRFPDGSSSSPIYTSATEGRGLVLPGTDPNRGRANDGTSSGHHPFYDNTQRNNPASIRNVLQCNLSRYFMEYERMQELERPGGSREVPGAPGPMQELLNSSMDTERPGPSHNGSSHTGNGGTVPGPSQNHPNRCRSCHNLLTFNHDTQRWERSGQTSSSSSSQDGPSWPLSVPPFEDSGQGARVEAQAPEMRPMDLGETSSGLQGQQPMGLVYNQETGQWESVYRQPTASATTEATQDALNPEVPVDNPDEDSLRRRLLESSLFPFSRYDMSGSRDHPIYPDPARLSPAAYYAQRMIQYLSRRESIRQRSLQNRLRTLSNSQADSQSNNPASTPPEASDGDYEDIEEPGDRTRHRMPRNARMSAPSLGRFVPRRFLLPEYLPYAGLFHERGQSGLATHSSINRVLAGASIGDGQSAVASNIANTTYRLQWWDFTKFDLPEISNATVNVLVPHCKIYNDASCDISADGQLLAVFIPSSQRGFADEGILAVYSLAPHNLGEMLYTKRFGPNAISVSLSPMGCYVMVGLASRRILLHPTTDHMVAQVFRLQQPHGGETSIRMMFNVVYPMAPDQRRHVSINSARWLPEPGMGLAYGTNKGDLVICRPVDFRSDADSPSDLNSDSLFTVSSSSSSSRTRGVERPGTSRSGWRFDRDMGLMNAIGLQPRQAAPSVTSQGTQTPVVRLQNAETQTERELPSTSTFQNAHTSRYMVQTTSTSTERHAPPEMTHTLSHASVQASVSEGSLNRTNLPATYHAESAAEPSTGEDALSRIRRLMAEGGMTAVVQRERSTTMASMGGFGNNIVVSHRIHRGSQTSVRTTQVGNPTSEAPAGLGISTLFHTEPLVDSLEAPGPSGSSGAPLPSQFTTRSEGASSMVGADLFGDHQADDVQHHPSPSGLNMSNRSNNNNNDLRNSYSESRSRDYPDDLYGR; encoded by the exons AAAGTAGAGTTGCCGGATAATCCACGATCAACCTTCCTGCTGGCCTTCAGTCCCGATAG GAATCTTGTGGCCTCAACCCACGTCAACCATAACATCTACATCACAGATGTGAAAACAGGAAAGTGCCTGCACTCTTTAGTGGGCCATCGACGCACACCTTGGTGTGTGACCTTTCACCCCACCATTTCTGGCCTGGTTGCCTCTGGGTGCCTTGATGGAGAAGTCCGCATTTGGGACCTGCAT GGTGGTAGCGAGAGCTGGTTCACGGAGAGTAATGTTGCCATCGCTTCTCTAGCGTTCCACCCCACGGCTCAGCTCCTGCTCATCGCCACCAATAATGAACTTCACTTCTGGGACTGGAGCCGGCCAGAACCTTTTGCTGTGGTCAAGACTGCCAGCGAGACCGAACGTGTCCG GTTGGTGAGATTTGATCCTCTAGGTCATAATCTTTTAACTGCTATAGTGAACCCATCCAACCAGCAG AATGATGATGACTCCGAGGTCCCCATGGACAGTATGGAGATGGCTTTGTTCCGCCAACGTTCTCTTTTGCGCTCCCCACCTGTACGTCGTACGCCCATCCTGCACAATTTCCTCCACATCTTGTCTTCTCGCTCTTCTGGGGCACAGGCTAGCGATCAATCCCGCCCCGCTCCAGAGCCCAGAGAACCTCCCAGCATGCCCCGGTTCCAGTACCCGATGCGGACCGAACCGGCTGACCGCCCTGCCTTACAGGGCTGCACGCAGCATTTGGGTTTGGGCTGCCTGTGCAGTCGTTGTGCTGCCTCGCGGAATTTATTCACTCAGAATCCGACAGGCCTCCAGCCTTCGGATTCGGCTCAACCACAGACTCAGTCGGGCCCCTCTGCCTTCTCACCCACCCCTAGCCAGACCCGCACCTCCACGGACCGACCTTCTGCTTTTAGCAGTGTGTTCAGTGGGACTGCAGGGAACTCTGCACATCGGGGACTCTTGCCTCTTAGGACTATTGATCCCTTGGGATCACAAGCACCTTCTCAAGGTCCTCTCGAGGCCCCTGGGCGACTCCCTGGGGCTGATTGGTCGGGTAGTCTGCTGAGCACAGGACATGAACACGGGTTAGGTGGGTTTGGGGTGGAAGGTGGTGCTGGAAGGGGTGTTGTGCCTCCTCCCAGGACGAGCTCCTCTTCTATGGATCTTCTCTCCTTGCACAGGTTCCCCGATGGTTCCTCTTCATCACCCATATACACGTCTGCTACAGAAGGGCGAGGCCTAGTGCTGCCCGGGACGGATCCCAACCGGGGACGAGCCAACGATGGCACCAGTAGTGGCCATCACCCCTTCTACGACAACACTCAACGCAACAACCCCGCCTCCATACGCAACGTCCTGCAGTGCAACCTGAGCCGTTACTTTATGGAATATGAGCGAATGCAGGAATTGGAGCGACCCGGTGGCAGTCGAGAGGTGCCGGGTGCACCGGGACCCATGCAGGAGCTGCTTAACAGTAGCATGGACACAGAACGCCCCGGTCCTTCGCATAACGGCTCTTCCCACACTGGAAATGGAGGCACGGTCCCTGGCCCCTCTCAAAACCACCCCAATCGGTGCCGTTCATGCCACAACCTTCTCACCTTTAACCATGACACTCAACGTTGGGAGCGTTCTGGTCAGActtcctcttcttcttcctctCAAGATGGACCATCCTGGCCGCTTTCAGTGCCTCCGTTTGAGGACTCTGGTCAGGGTGCACGAGTGGAGGCCCAAGCCCCTGAGATGAGGCCCATGGATTTGGGTGAGACCTCCTCTGGTCTACAGGGCCAGCAGCCCATGGGTCTGGTGTACAATCAGGAGACGGGGCAGTGGGAAAGCGTGTACCGGCAACCGACAGCCAGCGCTACTACTGAGGCAACGCAAGACGCCTTAAACCCAGAGGTGCCTGTTGATAATCCAGATGAGGACTCACTCAGGAG GAGGTTGTTGGAGTCGTCGCTCTTTCCATTCTCTCGATATGATATGTCTGGCTCCAGAGATCATCCCATATATCCAGATCCTGCCAG ACTGTCTCCAGCTGCTTACTATGCTCAAAGGATGATCCAGTATCTGTCTCGGAGAGAAAGCATACGCCAGCGTTCCCTACAGAATCGCCTACGGACGCTCTCAAACTCTCAAGCCGACAGTCAGTCCAACAACCCCGCCTCCACGCCACCAGAGGCCAGTGATGGAGACTATGAGGACATTGA GGAGCCTGGAGACAGAACAAGACACAGAATGCCCCGTAACGCTCGAATGTCAGCCCCTTCTCTTGGACGCTTTGTCCCACG GAGGTTCCTGTTACCAGAGTACTTGCCTTACGCTGGACTCTTCCATGAAAGGGGTCAATCAGGCCTGGCCACTCACTCCTCCATTAACAGAGTATTAGCAG GTGCATCTATAGGTGATGGGCAGTCAGCTGTGGCCAGTAACATTGCCAACACCACTTATAGGCTGCAGTGGTGGGATTTCACCAAGTTTGACCTTCCAGAGATCAGTAATG CCACTGTGAATGTACTCGTTCCTCACTGTAAGATCTACAACGATGCTAGCTGTGATATTTCAGCGGACGGGCAGCTGCTGGCTGTGTTCATTCCCAGCAGCCAACGGGGTTTTGCGGATGAGGGCATCCTAGCCGTCTACTCCCTCGCTCCCCATAACTTAGGAGAAATGCTGTACACCAAGAGATTCG GTCCAAACGCAATCTCTGTGAGTCTTTCACCCATGGGCTGCTATGTGATGGTAGGACTCGCCTCCAGACGGATCCTTCTCCATCCCACTACCGACCACATGGTGGCACAAGTGTTTCGTCTACAGCAGCCACACGGAGGAGAGACCTCCATTAGA ATGATGTTTAATGTGGTGTACCCCATGGCTCCAGACCAAAGGAGGCACGTCAGTATTAACTCAGCCCGGTGGCTTCCGGAACCAGGCATGGGATTGGCCTACGGAACCAATAAGGGCGACTTGGTCATCTGCAGGCCAGT TGATTTCCGCAGTGATGCAGACAGTCCGTCGGATCTGAACTCGGATTCTTTGTTTAccgtcagcagcagcagcagcagcagtcgAACTCGTGGAGTGGAGCGCCCAGG CACCAGCAGGTCCGGCTGGCGATTTGACCGAGACATGGGCCTTATGAATGCTATTGGCCTGCAGCCGCGTCAGGCCGCCCCTTCTGTGACCTCACAGGGGACGCAGACGCCAGTGGTTCGACTGCAGAATGCCGAGACGCAGACGGAGAGAGAACTTCCTTCAACCAGCACCTTCCAGAACGCGCACACATCCAGATACA TGGTTCAGACAACCAGCACCAGCACTGAGAGACACGCACCCCCAGAGATGACACACACACTGTCGCATGCATCGGTTCAGGCATCCGTCTCAGAGGGATCGCTGAACCGGACCAACTTGCCCGCCACATATCACG CGGAGTCAGCAGCCGAGCCCAGTACCGGAGAAGACGCTCTGTCTCGGATCCGCCGCCTAATGGCAGAGGGAGGAATGACGGCAGTGGTCCAGCGGGAACGCAGCACTACTATGGCCTCCATGGGTGGCTTTGGAAACAACATTGTAGTCAGCCACCGGATTCACCGTGGCTCACAGACCTCGGTCAGGACAACTCAGGTGGGAAACCCAACCTCAGAAGCACCTGCTGGACTCGGTATATCGACTCTTTTTCACACTGAACCCTTGGTAGACTCTCTAGAAGCACCTGGGCCATCAGGGTCCAGCGGTGCTCCACTTCCATCACAGTTTACAACTCGTTCTGAGGGAGCATCTTCTATGGTTGGGGCAGACTTGTTTGGAGATCATCAAGCTGATGATGTGCAGCACCACCCATCACCGAGCGGTTTGAATATGTCCAACCGtagcaacaacaataacaatgacCTTCGCAACAGCTACAGTGAAAGCCGAAGCCGAGATTACCCTGATGACCTATACGGCAGATAG